Proteins from a single region of Actinomycetota bacterium:
- a CDS encoding addiction module antitoxin: MTITIDKEVYEGLHKAIGPRKISKFVEELVRPHVVRPNLELAYSQMSKDKKREAEALNWAETTFKDIAHEKR, encoded by the coding sequence TTGACCATAACCATAGATAAGGAAGTTTATGAAGGTCTTCATAAGGCCATCGGCCCTCGCAAGATCAGCAAATTTGTTGAGGAATTGGTTCGCCCGCATGTAGTTCGCCCAAATCTGGAATTGGCATACTCCCAAATGTCAAAAGACAAAAAGAGAGAAGCAGAAGCCTTGAATTGGGCAGAAACAACTTTTAAGGACATAGCGCATGAAAAGAGGTGA